The window CTACTATAGTATAAACGTTTCGTTCTGTAAtgcaattagcgggaaaacagCAACCTTAACCAAAGCGCACCGCACATGagtgacagagatgaaaatatcCATTAGAAATGGAACAAACATATGTTTTTaatatgttttcttttttttttacccaaattttcttcccaatttcgtagtatccaattgttgtagtagctcgggctcgggagagacgaaggttgaaagtcatgcgtcctccgatgcacaacccaaccaagccgctgcttctttaacacagcgcacatccaacccggaagccagccgcaccaatgcgccggaggaaacaccgtgcacctggccaccttggctagcgtacactgcgcccagcccgccacaggagtcgctggtgcgcgatgagacaaggacactcctaccgaccaagccctccctaacccgggcgacgctaggccaattgtgcgtcgccccacggacctcccggtcgcgggccggttacgacagagcctgggcgcgaacccaggactctgatggcacagctggcgctgcagtacagcgcccttaaccactgcgccacccgggaggcctctaaagtatatgttttcaaaaaggatactgcctccagctcattgcaaagtggtgtgtgtcACATTGATGTAGCCTGCCTTCCATTGCATATGCATTTGCTGATTGAGATATTTTAGCAGTAGCTCTTGCACTGTCTGACAGATTTTCCACTCAGACTCTGTATCTGTATATTCAGTAGGCAAACAGACCTGTAGTCCACAGCTGGCCCCCTCCACTATAGCCATGCAGAAGGCCTCGGTCAGGGAGGTGTTGAGGAAGATATGTCCCTGGACCAAGACCCCCCGCACATCTTTATGCTCAAGGGCCCCCAGGAGACGcaccctggggagagagagaaggaaatcagacacacacctacacccACAAATATATACCAACCCACACACATCACTGTTTAATTCTACCTGTCGTGTAGCTGGtatttctctctcacttcctccaaCACGATTCTCTTTGGtccctctccaccaatcaggaaaTGTAGATCGGGATGTTTGAGGCACAGCTCTGGGATGATCCCACCCAGAAGATCTATTCCTAAAAAAAGTGTATAAGCAGCAGTTGAGACTTCACATTCCTACAATCATATCTACAGGCTTTATTTATTGATAAACGACAAGCACACATAGTTAATCTTCTTGCTATGTGGGGTCTACATTTATCATTATATAGTCTCACCGCTCCTTACCTTTACGATAGACGAGGCGGCTGACCACTACGATGGTGATCCTGTCGTCACAGCGCTGGGAAGGGTCGGGGGTGAAGTCTGTGGGGTCGACAGCGTTGGGGATGACAGAAACAATCTCGGGGTCAAGTGCTGCCCTAAGCACGGTGTTCTCCTTACTGGTGTACGACACGCACACAATGTGATTGGTGTCGCACAAAGACACCGTCAGCAGCTTATTGGTCAGTACCGAGCTAACATCAGCAAAACCAAAGAGGGAGTGGTCAGTAAACACCTGTAAACAGACAACAACTTTTAGATATTTATACTAAATGGACACACAAACTATTTTAAGAACTTTATATGCTCCCATCTTGCAATGGCATCATCTTCCCTAAAGTGCACCACTTTCGGTCAAAATTGGCTTAGTTTCACCGCACACAACTCTGTTAGACTGCTACCCACAACTCTGTTAGACTGCTACCCACAACTCTGTTAGACTGCTACCCACAGCTCTGATAGACTGCTACCCACAGCTCTGTTAGACTGCTACCCACAACTCTGTTAGACTGCTACCCACAACTCTGTTAGACTGCTACCCACAGCTCTGATAGACTGCTACCCACAACTCTGTTAGACTGCTACCCACAACTCTGTTAGACTGCTACCCACAACTCTGTTAGACTGCTACCCACAACTCTGTTAGACTGCTACCCACAGCTCTGATAGACTGCTACCCACAACTCCGTTAGACTGCTACCCACAACTCCGTTAGACTGCTACCCACAACTCTGTTAGACTGCTACCCACAACTCTGTTAGACTGCTACCCACAACTCCGTTAGACTGCTACCCACAACTCTGTTAGACTGCTACCCACAACTCTGTTAGACTGCTACCCACAACTCTGTTAGACTGCTACCCACAACTCTGTTAGACTGCTACCCACAACTCTGTTAGACTGCTACCCACAACTCTGTTAGACTGCTACCCACAACTCTGTTAGACTGCTACCCACAACTCTGTTAGACTGCTACCCACAACTCTGTTAGACTGCTACCCACAACTCTGTTAGACTGCTACCCACCGTGTTGAGGCCCATGGTCTTGGCGTGGAACAATGCATCGTGGCCCATGGCGGAGAAGGAGCTGTGGGCGTGCACCACGGTGATACGCTCCCTGACAAACACGCAGCGCAGCAGCGGCAGGCTGTGGAAGCAGGTGGTAGCTGTGGACTGGTTGTACATCACCTGCAGGGGCAGGTAGTAGACCTTGAGCCCATTGGTCAGGTATCGGACCCCCTTCCTGCAGCCATAGGCGTGGGTGGCGATCACCACCTTGTGACCCTTCTCTATCAGACACTGAGACAGCTGGTAGATGTGGCTCTCCACCCCTCCCATGTTGGGGTAAAAAAAGTCTGACACCATGCAGATGTTGTGCTTCCCGGCAGGGGCCTGAGGAGCCACTGTGAGCCCATCAGGGTGTCTGTTGGCTGGGGGAGCGTGGAAAGCTGCCCCCCTCCTTCGCTGGCCCATGGTGGTGTGCGTCACTCATACAGGCGTCTTACATTTAGAGGAGCCATGCACCTGAGTAAACAATGAAATAAACATGTCAATGGATAGCTACAACTACACAATCTGCTCAGATTAACCTATGACTTGATCTAACTACAACATAACCTTTCCATAAGCGTCATTACCAAAGTGTATCTATGAATAAGCAGTTGCTAGCAAGTCGAGGAATTACCTTTGTAGTGGCTTGGACAACGATTCCCATAGATAACCGATTAATTTGTGGCTTGGAGGTAGCATGCTaacgtagctagcaagttagaAATGAGGCTAGGTAAACCAGCTAGTATGTTTGCTGTAATGCTTCCGAGAACATTTAGATGATTGGGACTTGAGAGACTACGACCTTACCTTCAAAACAAAGCGAAATAGTTTTTTGTTTGATATAAACCTACATTTTGTCTCAGTCCCATCTTCATTCAAATTTCTGTCAATCAAAACAACCTCGTCGCTTCCTGGTCTGCTTCagattgtcttcttcttcttcttcttcttctagaATCTGGTGTTATTGCTGCCTCCTGCTGTAGTAGTCAGGAATAGACTCACTGCGTCTGGTGCGTTCAACACCTGGGAtgcggtccaaacacttaaaagacacaccctcgtcgGCTTACCTTCGCCTTATGCTCTTGGGGGAATCCCCGTCGCCATCTTGGAGGGTGGTTCAAATGAtcagccaagcaagggaagtttgcaatgtaagcccctcagccctAGTTTTTAGTCGgctttgcgagtgtacaattatgttcactatggcctgaaactccccataattcaattcaAGATTGTACATCCTGCTAAGAAAAGTCTGTAAAATTTTaaaacaacatcaatggagaagtcaacatacaagcAAATAAGGTAGACATTTTGCTACTACATAAaaagtaaatatgtttttgtttggttatcttttggaaagtgtataaataaaacattttccttcttcagaagttccagctaggcaggctaatgttagttagctaattcatttgctaactatcatacagtaggcgtattttaataattatatttttaatataagtagacatgcactcataattgactgtagcgcatataaagcacccacaagctaccAGTGGCTGAAAACAAAATCATTGTCTTTGATTTGATGGCCTAGACATGGGCAGTTCGGTGCGAGATGACCATTGGGCCCGAAGATCAATCTTGTAGGTgatgtacacatcactgacaaactgaaatggtccacccacacaaatggtgttgtgaagaaggcacaacagtgcctcttcaacctcaggaggctgaagaaatttgacttgtcacccaaaaccctgacaaagcctggtatggcaactgcaccgccctcaaccgcagggctctccagagggtggtgcggtctacacaacgcatcaccgggggcaaactacctgccctccatgacacctacagcacccgatgtcacaggaaggccaaaaagataatcaaggactgTTCAtaccgctaccatctagaaggcgaggtcaatacaggtgcatcaaagctgggacgagagattgaaaaacagcttctatctcaaggccatcagactgctaaacagcaatcactaactcagagaggctgctgctgctgtatttTATATCATCTATTAcaccttgcctatgctgctcggccatcgctcatctatATACTTACATGtgcatattctcattcacccctttagatttgtgtgtattaggtagttgttggggaattgttagattactttttagatattactgcactgtcggaactagaagcacaagcgtttcgctacacttgtattaacatctgctaaccatgtgtatgtgacaaataacatttgatttgtctgTTTCCAATAATGTTTGTTCCATGTTTTCtgctgctgtcatgttgtgttgctaccatgtggttgtcatgtggtgttgctgccatgctatgttgttgtcttaggtctctctttatgtagtggtgtggtgtcttTCATGTGGTGATGTTTGTTTTGTCATATATtcttatttttaatcccagcccccatccccgtaggaggccttttggtaggccgtcattgtaaataagaatttgttcttaactgacttgtgtcGTGTAAGTTCTAAAGAATCAACGCTCATGAATATTACCAGTCACAAAATTCAGACATTAGctgctccccctcttcctcctcatgaGTCATTGTCAACCCATCTGCTTCACATGTTATCTTAGTGATTTATAGGACAGTGATCAGAAAAGAGGAACTGATGCTGGTAATCTTTGTCACACAATTTTACTGGTAGGGGCATGGAGAGATATTCTCTCATGCGAATACCTGATTCCCCCACCGTATTTACTGATTCACTAGACATGGGAAGTTTTTCCATAGCCTTGCAGCTAATTACAGACATTGCAGCcccagtatcaaaaataaaaatgATTGACTCCACAGTAGGTTCCTTTTTTACTGTAGTTTACTGTTTTTAAGAAAAATTTACTCTGGTCCCTCAGCTACTTCCTCTTTCCAATTGTGTCAACTTCCCCTTTGTCTGCCCCTGTCTCTACCTCACATCCGTCTTGATAGTCTCGATTGTACAGTGTCGTCTGTGGAGGTGGTCTTGTCATCCAGGGCGTTCCTTCTCCTCCTACACCCAGGGCCCCCCTTGGGGTTCCTCTAACCCTCTGTCCTCACCTGCCTCTCCATGGTTAGCCCGTGCCTTGTTGAGCAGTGCCCTGATCACAGTTGTTTGCATAATGTCCCAGTTTTCCACATGTGAAGCAGATTCTGTCATTATTGGCACCCCCTCTTCCTCTAGGGGCACCTCTGTTGACCACCACGTCCCTTCTCAGCCTGCCCTTGATAGAATGTCAGCTGGGCAGCCTGTAACTACTGGCCTTTCACATCCCTTTCCTTCTTTTTCTCCTCCTGCCTCTCACCCACCTGGCGTTCTGCATGCTTGCAGTGCTGGACCACTGTCAATTGGCTCCGTCTCCCAACTGATGCAGGTGGTTCTGACCATTTTCTGGATCTCTTCCTTCAGTCCTCGGACTAAGAAGTCTTTCATCAAATGTCTGTATGCATCTGTGCCAGAGACCATGCCACTGTTCAGTCTGAAGCACATCTCCAGGCATTTTCGATAGTCCCCCAGGCAGTGATATTTCTTCTGAGTGCAATTGTTTTTTGCTGGCCAGTCAGTCCTGGCAGGATATAACAATTTCTGCCTATCCCTAAGGCTTGTCCACTGGGTCTGGTAGGCTCCTCCTGCGTCCCATTGGACGTTGAGGTCAAAGTCTCCCTCCACGTCTCCCCATCACAGGCCCATCTTCTTTCTGAAAATGTGAGCCACTTCAGCAGCAGATGGCTTGTACTGCCTACATATtcgtccattggactgccagatggtgaagcgtgattcatcactccagagaaagcgtttccactgctccagagtctaatgacagcgagctttacaccactccagtcagcgcttggcattgcgctacatgcttcagcactctgtggtcccattctgtgagctttgcggctgagccgttgttgctcttaaagttgaccggggcagctctagcaaggcagaaatttgacaaattgacttcttggaaaggtggcatcctatgacagtgccacattgaaagtcactgagctcttctgtaATGCCATTtcactgccagtgtttgtctatggagattgcatggttgtgtgctctattttatatGCCGGTCAGCAATGGGTGTCGCTGAAATAGCCCAAactactcatttgaaggggtgtccacatatttatAGTGTATGTTataaattccaatttgttgtggctcaCATTAGCAAGGTGGCTAacactaatgttagctagccctaggggttagggttaaggttaggagttaggctAAAGGGTTAGGGAAGGCTTAGTTaaaaggattaaggttaggggaagggttagctaacatgctaagtaagtGCAAAGTAGCCAAAAGGTAAAGTAGGTAAAATTGTCCACGATGAGATTTAACACGCAACATctgggttgctagatgtttgcGTTGtatacccatccatccaccctcaTTTCATTTTTGTCTTATGTAACTAAATAATTATCAGAATAATttcagtgtcccggatttacctttactatgttacgtctagtctatgagaagCTGTCCAGGCTGTAAATTTGGGTACCAGGCATGTCCATAGTCTTTCCCAAGGGAGAGGGATAACTGGGCCCAcaatctgtcttctccagcaggtggcaTCTTTTAGTTTTTTTCACTCACCAAGagaggagtttttgtatgg of the Oncorhynchus clarkii lewisi isolate Uvic-CL-2024 chromosome 3, UVic_Ocla_1.0, whole genome shotgun sequence genome contains:
- the LOC139404063 gene encoding phosphatidylinositol N-acetylglucosaminyltransferase subunit A encodes the protein MGQRRRGAAFHAPPANRHPDGLTVAPQAPAGKHNICMVSDFFYPNMGGVESHIYQLSQCLIEKGHKVVIATHAYGCRKGVRYLTNGLKVYYLPLQVMYNQSTATTCFHSLPLLRCVFVRERITVVHAHSSFSAMGHDALFHAKTMGLNTVFTDHSLFGFADVSSVLTNKLLTVSLCDTNHIVCVSYTSKENTVLRAALDPEIVSVIPNAVDPTDFTPDPSQRCDDRITIVVVSRLVYRKGIDLLGGIIPELCLKHPDLHFLIGGEGPKRIVLEEVREKYQLHDRVRLLGALEHKDVRGVLVQGHIFLNTSLTEAFCMAIVEGASCGLQVVSTRVGGIPEVLPEDLITLCEPTVRSLCAGLDSVIARQRSGSVASPASIHAHVCTLYTWKNVAERTEKVYDRVAGEKVLPLDRRLLRLRTHCGPVAGSIFSFFAVLNFLFLLLLRWLLPDCLIDVAMDATGPQGLWRQGLGDRKGTHSKSAMLTKEEPGGQKTKL